One part of the Tautonia rosea genome encodes these proteins:
- a CDS encoding tRNA (cytidine(34)-2'-O)-methyltransferase — translation MTIMPAEGSAARLHVVLYQPEIAANAGSIGRTCVAVGAMLWLVRPLGFLIGDRHLKRAGLDYWDHLRWQVVDGLDEVAEAIGHDRFWSFSTRASTPYTQVRYQPGDALVFGPESRGLPARLVEDRPDRAVRIPMRSEARSLNLAVSAAVGVFEAVRQLDASD, via the coding sequence ATGACCATCATGCCTGCGGAAGGGTCGGCCGCTCGGCTCCACGTCGTCCTGTATCAGCCGGAAATCGCAGCCAATGCCGGGTCGATCGGTCGGACATGCGTGGCGGTCGGGGCAATGCTCTGGCTGGTTCGTCCGCTTGGGTTTTTGATCGGAGATCGCCACCTGAAGCGGGCTGGGCTGGACTACTGGGACCATCTCCGCTGGCAGGTCGTCGATGGGCTCGACGAGGTGGCCGAGGCGATCGGTCATGACCGCTTCTGGTCCTTCAGCACAAGGGCCTCGACTCCCTACACCCAGGTCCGCTATCAACCCGGCGACGCCCTGGTCTTCGGGCCCGAGAGCCGCGGCTTGCCGGCCCGGCTGGTCGAAGATCGGCCTGATCGGGCCGTCCGAATCCCGATGCGGAGCGAGGCAAGGAGCCTCAACCTGGCTGTCTCGGCGGCCGTCGGGGTCTTCGAGGCTGTTCGTCAACTCGACGCCAGCGATTGA
- a CDS encoding threonine synthase: MRYVSHLACTVCGATYPPDRVMNLCERDGRPVQVVLDLDRLRADHGPDRFWNPERRDLWRFGGLLPLDVTDPDDRRHVVTLGEGATPSLTYEHPLADRIGCRLEVKDEGKPHAGFGANPTLSFKDRGMAMTVSMARALGLKRLAVPTQGNAGDALARYAIAADLEAVVVMSPDTDRPVLGNVAALAALHPDRVRLELVPGTIVDCAARVRDHYVPQGYFSVATFQEPGWRTEGKKTLGLEMAEPQGDRLADRRWQVPDVIVYPTGGGTGVVGMAKGFDELEALGLIGPKRPRFVCVQSSVTTPLVRAFDRGDEDITPEPAGQTIATGLNVAKNVGHINVLRIIRETGGCAIAVDDDRIKQVIRQEWDDRWFAWSPEGAATLAVLEELADRRIVGQGDRVVLVNTASAEKYLPTIRDCFNGGL, encoded by the coding sequence ATGCGCTATGTGTCTCATCTGGCCTGCACTGTTTGCGGAGCGACGTATCCGCCCGACCGCGTGATGAATTTGTGCGAGCGGGACGGGAGGCCCGTGCAGGTGGTGCTCGACCTGGATCGGTTGCGAGCTGATCACGGGCCGGATCGATTCTGGAACCCCGAACGGCGCGACCTCTGGCGATTCGGCGGATTGCTGCCGCTAGATGTGACCGATCCGGACGACCGCCGGCATGTTGTCACGCTTGGTGAAGGGGCGACGCCGAGCCTGACGTATGAGCATCCACTGGCCGATCGCATTGGTTGTCGGCTGGAGGTCAAGGACGAGGGGAAGCCCCATGCCGGGTTCGGGGCGAATCCAACCCTGTCGTTCAAGGACCGGGGGATGGCGATGACCGTCTCGATGGCCCGAGCGCTGGGGCTGAAACGACTGGCCGTGCCGACGCAAGGAAACGCAGGGGATGCCCTGGCGCGGTATGCGATCGCGGCCGATCTTGAGGCGGTGGTGGTGATGTCGCCCGACACGGATCGGCCGGTGCTTGGGAATGTGGCGGCGCTGGCAGCCTTGCATCCGGATCGGGTTCGGCTGGAGCTGGTGCCGGGAACGATCGTCGATTGCGCGGCTCGGGTGCGTGATCATTACGTCCCGCAGGGGTATTTCAGCGTGGCGACGTTCCAGGAGCCCGGCTGGCGGACCGAGGGGAAGAAAACGCTCGGGCTGGAGATGGCCGAGCCGCAAGGGGATCGGCTGGCGGATCGTCGATGGCAGGTGCCCGATGTGATCGTCTATCCGACCGGAGGAGGGACGGGCGTGGTCGGCATGGCCAAGGGGTTCGACGAGCTGGAGGCGCTGGGGTTGATCGGCCCGAAGCGACCGAGGTTCGTCTGCGTGCAGTCATCGGTTACAACACCGTTGGTCCGGGCGTTCGATCGGGGAGACGAGGACATTACCCCCGAACCGGCAGGGCAGACGATCGCCACGGGGCTCAATGTGGCGAAGAATGTCGGCCATATCAACGTGTTGCGGATCATCCGGGAGACGGGGGGATGCGCAATTGCGGTGGATGATGATCGGATAAAGCAGGTGATCCGGCAGGAGTGGGACGATCGTTGGTTTGCCTGGTCGCCCGAGGGGGCGGCGACGCTGGCGGTGCTGGAGGAGCTAGCCGATCGTCGGATCGTGGGGCAAGGGGATCGCGTGGTCCTGGTCAACACGGCGTCGGCCGAGAAGTACTTGCCGACGATTCGAGACTGTTTCAATGGAGGATTGTGA
- a CDS encoding 1-acyl-sn-glycerol-3-phosphate acyltransferase has translation MSSLPDLFVWIGAALAVLVFLALCPLLILMVVAAVYPDGIQSAVRFVLTPVYRLRIIGLEHLPKTGPVLVIANHVSWIDGFLLAGSVPRRGRALVFAPYLKIPIVGPLAKRSGMIPVPDRGPKAQRAMLRAAFEVLDNGEVLGMFPEGQISRTGVMGTLYRGVEVIASGRKEATIIPVYLDNLWGSIFSFSGGRFFRKWPRGIRRTIIVSFGPPIDRPLTVFNARQAIIEAGVRAFEHRPERDKTILPETIDLSLPHLTHPEFGLLTASAPNFARGIIRQTGHKDGSVGQPVPGVALRVVDADGHPLPPDTEGRLQVLRAGNPNWHDLGRTARIERDGFVFLTQPTADPEVRSQQEPTAFP, from the coding sequence ATGAGTTCCTTGCCTGACCTCTTCGTCTGGATCGGTGCGGCGCTGGCCGTGCTGGTCTTTCTGGCCCTCTGTCCGCTGCTGATCTTGATGGTCGTCGCGGCGGTCTATCCCGACGGTATCCAGTCGGCCGTCCGGTTCGTGCTGACGCCAGTCTATCGGCTCCGGATCATTGGTCTGGAGCACCTGCCAAAAACCGGGCCGGTCCTGGTCATCGCCAATCACGTTTCATGGATCGACGGGTTCCTTCTCGCTGGATCCGTCCCTCGGCGAGGCCGGGCCCTGGTCTTCGCCCCGTACCTGAAGATCCCGATCGTCGGACCCTTGGCGAAGCGATCGGGCATGATCCCCGTCCCCGATCGCGGCCCGAAGGCCCAGCGCGCCATGCTTCGCGCTGCCTTCGAGGTCCTCGACAATGGCGAGGTCCTCGGCATGTTCCCCGAAGGTCAGATCTCTCGAACCGGCGTGATGGGCACGCTCTATCGAGGGGTCGAGGTGATCGCATCAGGACGCAAGGAGGCGACGATCATCCCGGTCTATCTCGATAATCTCTGGGGAAGCATCTTCAGCTTTTCCGGCGGCCGGTTCTTCCGCAAGTGGCCCCGAGGAATCCGTCGAACCATCATCGTCTCCTTCGGCCCCCCGATTGATCGCCCGTTGACCGTCTTCAACGCCCGGCAAGCGATCATCGAGGCCGGCGTTCGGGCCTTCGAGCACCGCCCCGAGCGTGACAAGACCATCCTTCCCGAAACCATCGATTTGAGCTTGCCGCACCTCACGCATCCCGAGTTTGGCCTCCTGACCGCCTCGGCTCCGAACTTTGCTCGCGGGATCATTCGCCAGACCGGCCACAAGGACGGCTCGGTCGGCCAACCGGTCCCCGGCGTCGCCCTTCGCGTGGTTGATGCCGACGGCCACCCGCTCCCTCCCGACACCGAAGGCCGGCTCCAGGTCCTCCGCGCCGGGAATCCCAACTGGCACGACCTGGGGCGAACAGCTCGGATCGAACGCGACGGCTTCGTCTTCCTCACCCAACCGACTGCGGACCCGGAAGTCCGATCACAGCAAGAACCGACAGCCTTTCCCTGA
- a CDS encoding MFS transporter has product MTEGLGDGPTTRLGMPRVGRVHLILFALVYGLQGVVFAYVINFNQLYMKASGLEETTINDVQTFAIILPFALKFLFGPISDRFNPLGLGHRRPFIGFGILMQSLGLIGLALINPGQHVGGFAAVALITVLGLAIYDTCCDGLIVDVTPEADRPRVQSIVMVARFVAATIMTFAFGHFLSETGIGPGKSGWILYTCAALGLPPLALTLVIRERREGHPGDQFDWHALKVLIRPKGLALIAFGLLYALPGWGVEINLPLFYASSGFDESDVGLCGAARLSGRAVGAILLPLATPILGRKGTILLGVVGLIGSTMAHAVISVGDVATAAGLGFLFGVANGWNDVLFATLAMGAADPRLAASTFALFMAVTNLNILGGSLFGRGLVALDGSYPPLFLLAGLMMLPALLLVGPLARLAPRASDAKDRPDEFLA; this is encoded by the coding sequence ATGACCGAGGGCCTCGGCGACGGCCCCACAACACGGTTGGGCATGCCCCGCGTCGGCCGGGTCCACCTGATCCTCTTTGCATTGGTCTATGGGCTGCAAGGAGTGGTGTTCGCCTACGTCATCAATTTCAATCAGCTCTACATGAAAGCCTCCGGGCTGGAAGAAACCACCATCAATGATGTGCAAACCTTTGCCATCATCTTGCCCTTTGCCTTGAAATTTCTCTTCGGACCAATTTCCGACCGATTCAACCCGCTGGGCCTAGGGCATCGTCGGCCGTTCATCGGGTTCGGTATTTTGATGCAAAGCCTCGGTCTGATTGGCCTGGCTCTGATCAATCCTGGGCAGCATGTCGGCGGCTTCGCGGCGGTGGCTCTGATCACCGTCCTCGGCCTGGCGATCTACGACACCTGCTGTGACGGCCTGATCGTCGATGTCACTCCCGAGGCCGATCGCCCCCGCGTGCAGTCGATCGTCATGGTCGCTCGCTTCGTCGCGGCCACGATCATGACGTTCGCCTTCGGTCACTTCCTCTCCGAAACGGGAATCGGCCCCGGCAAGAGCGGCTGGATTCTCTACACCTGCGCCGCGTTGGGGCTTCCGCCGCTTGCGCTGACCCTCGTCATCCGAGAACGTCGGGAAGGCCACCCCGGCGATCAGTTCGACTGGCACGCCTTGAAGGTCCTGATCCGCCCCAAAGGGCTCGCGTTGATCGCCTTCGGCTTGCTGTACGCCCTACCCGGGTGGGGGGTCGAGATCAATCTGCCGCTCTTTTACGCATCGAGCGGTTTTGACGAATCCGATGTCGGCCTCTGCGGCGCGGCCCGGCTCTCGGGAAGGGCGGTCGGGGCCATTCTGCTGCCATTGGCCACGCCGATTCTCGGACGCAAAGGGACGATTCTCCTCGGCGTCGTCGGCCTGATCGGATCGACCATGGCCCACGCCGTCATCTCCGTTGGAGACGTGGCCACCGCCGCCGGACTGGGCTTCCTGTTCGGGGTCGCCAACGGCTGGAACGACGTGCTCTTTGCCACCCTGGCCATGGGGGCCGCCGACCCAAGGCTCGCGGCCTCGACGTTTGCCCTGTTCATGGCCGTGACCAATCTGAATATTCTGGGGGGATCGCTCTTCGGCCGGGGGCTGGTTGCCCTCGACGGAAGCTACCCCCCTTTGTTTCTTCTGGCCGGGTTGATGATGCTCCCGGCCTTGCTCCTGGTCGGCCCGCTCGCGCGACTGGCGCCGCGGGCCTCCGATGCGAAGGATCGCCCTGATGAGTTCCTTGCCTGA
- a CDS encoding metallophosphoesterase family protein has translation MRILVVSDIHANWAALSALQEPHDLCLCLGDLVDYGPDPLPCVQWAMTHAHHAVRGNHDHGVAQGIDVGGDHGYRYLTSVTRQQHWQALGPDERRYLLQLPLTQRLTLGGKRFLLVHGTPRDPLDEYLMNDPGTWTRRLAGVEADIVCVGHTHMQFNLRAGDTIVLNPGSLGQPRDGDPRAAYAIIEDGKIQLKRVAYPIEEAIARTLASDLPERAKHLYCEGLRLGRLPQAAPLPQGGPA, from the coding sequence TTGAGGATCCTCGTCGTCTCGGACATTCACGCGAACTGGGCGGCCCTGTCGGCTCTCCAGGAGCCGCACGACCTTTGCCTCTGCCTCGGCGATCTGGTCGATTACGGCCCCGACCCCTTGCCCTGCGTGCAATGGGCCATGACTCACGCCCACCATGCCGTCCGGGGGAACCACGACCACGGTGTTGCCCAGGGAATCGACGTCGGCGGCGACCACGGCTACCGCTACCTGACCAGCGTCACCCGACAACAGCACTGGCAGGCCCTCGGCCCCGACGAGCGCCGGTATCTGCTTCAGCTTCCGTTGACCCAACGGCTGACCCTCGGCGGCAAGCGATTCCTGCTCGTCCACGGCACGCCGCGCGATCCGCTCGACGAGTACCTGATGAACGATCCCGGAACCTGGACCCGCCGTCTGGCTGGAGTCGAGGCCGACATTGTTTGCGTCGGCCACACGCACATGCAGTTCAACCTGCGGGCTGGCGACACCATCGTGTTGAACCCCGGCAGCCTCGGCCAGCCGAGAGACGGCGACCCGAGAGCCGCCTACGCGATCATCGAGGACGGCAAGATCCAGCTCAAACGAGTTGCCTATCCGATTGAGGAGGCGATTGCCCGCACCCTGGCCTCAGACCTCCCCGAGCGCGCCAAGCACCTTTATTGTGAAGGGCTCCGCCTGGGACGCTTACCCCAGGCAGCCCCCTTGCCTCAAGGGGGGCCGGCATGA
- the asnB gene encoding asparagine synthase (glutamine-hydrolyzing), which yields MCGIAGFLNRDGDAADRSLIDRMTAPITHRGPDGSGAFVEGPVALGHRRLAIIDPSLGAQPMSNEDGTVWVTYNGELYNEPNLRKRLEALGHRYRTHCDTESLVHLYEEEGPDFVRQLNGMFALALWDAKRRLLILARDRMGQKPLFYAETAHGGLVFGSEPKALLVHPEVPRQLDRDGLARYLSYEYVPAPNSIWQGMKKLPAGHLLEWSLDPPRSAAPRRYWHAPLPVSNADALPFNQASRQFWSLFREAVARHRRSDVPLGVFLSGGIDSSSVAAAVADLQPAASIRTFSIGFDDPTFDESEHARAVARHLGTDHHERTFAVSDVVDLLPEVAGWLDEPFGDASILPTHLLSRFARSEVTVCLGGDGADELLAGYPTFTAEQLARSFQRVPKPIRSLVGAAVGRLPVDHGNISLDFKLKQFLRGASEPGPLAHLRWIGSFSGSELSDLLVDPPSIDVESEHLARAAALAPGADPLTQSLRLYQDTYLPEDILTKVDRASMATSLEVRAPFLDAELVDFVQALPAGDKYSRGTGKRLLKAAVADRLPASILKRPKKGFGIPVARWLNGPLSGLLDDRLAPDRLRRQGLLRPETVSRLVAEHRAGVRDHRKPLWTLVSLQLWIDHWLGDS from the coding sequence ATGTGCGGGATTGCCGGCTTCCTCAACCGCGACGGCGATGCCGCCGATCGCTCCCTCATCGACCGCATGACCGCACCGATCACCCACCGAGGGCCGGACGGTTCCGGAGCGTTTGTCGAGGGGCCGGTCGCCCTCGGACACCGACGCCTGGCCATCATCGACCCGAGCCTCGGCGCCCAGCCGATGAGCAACGAGGATGGCACCGTCTGGGTAACCTACAACGGCGAGCTTTACAATGAACCCAACCTTCGCAAGAGGCTCGAAGCCCTCGGCCACCGCTACCGGACCCATTGCGACACCGAGAGCCTTGTCCACCTGTATGAGGAAGAGGGTCCCGACTTCGTCCGGCAATTAAACGGTATGTTCGCCCTGGCCCTCTGGGATGCGAAGCGACGGCTCCTCATCCTCGCCCGCGACCGAATGGGGCAAAAACCCCTCTTCTATGCCGAAACCGCACACGGCGGCCTTGTCTTCGGTTCCGAACCGAAAGCCTTGCTCGTCCATCCCGAGGTGCCCAGACAGCTCGACCGCGACGGCCTGGCCCGCTATCTCTCCTACGAGTACGTCCCCGCTCCCAACTCCATCTGGCAAGGGATGAAAAAGCTTCCCGCGGGGCACCTGCTCGAATGGTCGCTCGATCCTCCCCGATCGGCGGCCCCGCGACGCTACTGGCACGCCCCCCTGCCCGTCTCCAACGCCGACGCCCTCCCCTTTAACCAGGCGAGCCGCCAGTTCTGGAGCCTCTTTCGCGAGGCGGTCGCGCGGCACCGGCGATCGGACGTGCCGCTCGGGGTATTCCTGTCCGGAGGGATCGACTCCTCCAGCGTCGCCGCGGCCGTGGCCGACTTGCAACCGGCCGCATCAATTCGGACCTTTTCAATTGGCTTCGACGACCCGACCTTCGACGAAAGCGAGCACGCGCGAGCCGTCGCCCGGCATCTCGGGACCGATCACCACGAGCGCACGTTCGCCGTGTCTGATGTGGTCGATCTCTTGCCCGAGGTCGCCGGATGGCTCGACGAACCGTTCGGCGATGCCTCGATCCTGCCAACCCACCTGCTCAGCCGGTTCGCAAGGTCGGAAGTCACCGTCTGCCTGGGCGGCGACGGTGCCGATGAGCTGCTCGCCGGCTATCCGACCTTCACCGCCGAACAGCTCGCCCGGTCGTTCCAACGGGTGCCAAAGCCGATCCGGTCGCTCGTCGGCGCGGCGGTCGGCCGCTTACCCGTCGATCACGGCAACATCAGCCTCGACTTCAAGCTCAAGCAGTTCCTGCGAGGGGCCTCCGAGCCGGGTCCGCTGGCGCACCTGCGCTGGATCGGATCGTTCAGCGGGTCGGAATTGAGCGATCTGCTCGTCGATCCTCCCTCGATCGACGTCGAGAGCGAGCACCTGGCCCGAGCCGCCGCCCTTGCTCCCGGGGCCGACCCGCTGACTCAGTCGCTCCGGCTCTATCAGGACACCTACTTGCCCGAGGACATCCTGACAAAGGTCGATCGCGCAAGCATGGCCACCAGCCTGGAAGTCCGTGCGCCGTTCCTTGATGCCGAGCTGGTCGACTTCGTCCAGGCGTTGCCGGCAGGCGACAAGTACAGCCGAGGGACCGGCAAGCGATTGCTCAAGGCCGCCGTGGCGGATAGGCTACCGGCGTCGATCCTGAAGCGTCCGAAGAAAGGCTTCGGCATTCCGGTCGCCCGCTGGTTGAACGGGCCGCTTTCGGGGTTGCTCGATGATCGGCTCGCCCCGGATCGCCTGCGTCGTCAGGGGCTCTTGAGGCCCGAGACCGTCTCCCGGCTGGTGGCCGAACATCGGGCCGGGGTCCGCGATCATCGCAAACCGCTCTGGACGCTCGTTTCGTTGCAACTCTGGATCGATCACTGGCTGGGCGACTCTTAA
- a CDS encoding S1C family serine protease yields the protein MASFDPIDYDPLEPPPRPETPPVRRGFLIVLLILCLAAGGVYGAPYLAQQIGYRYEVGRSIAAAEALERLDGDDLIGRSSALFRLASTKVQPAVVNVRTSQLGVPGMGGAGGPMQLALGAGSGVVIDSRNGFIVTNHHVIQDADRITVRLGRRELPARLVGSDVKTDLAVLQVEGRLSAEASWGDSDKLDIGDWVLAIGSPFELDRSVTAGIVSATGRGGLQLPGDLYQDFIQTDAAINPGNSGGPLINLKGEVIGINTAILSETGGYQGIGLAISSALARRIVDQLIKDGRVIRGYLGVTIQDVQANDVAELGLEEPRGVRVVGVVPGGPAAKAGLRPDDVVLELDGVAVDDSNALRIRTTTIPVEQAVPVTVVRNGTREEISVTIQAMPVLMDLGLIVVEGPPENLTVELAEQLPDDGLYIAGVSPGSLAARSGIDPRILSLLRITGVGNVPVTTLEQLHDVSAAQYDEDEGLRLQAVAIDGTWLWWTIGGPNPGLQPR from the coding sequence ATGGCCTCGTTTGATCCGATTGACTACGATCCGCTTGAGCCTCCGCCCCGGCCCGAGACCCCGCCGGTGCGTCGAGGGTTTCTGATCGTCCTTCTCATCCTCTGTCTGGCGGCCGGGGGCGTCTACGGTGCGCCGTATCTGGCGCAGCAGATCGGCTATCGTTATGAGGTCGGCCGTTCGATTGCCGCGGCCGAGGCGCTGGAGCGGCTCGACGGTGACGACCTGATCGGCCGATCGTCGGCTCTGTTTCGGCTGGCGAGCACGAAGGTGCAGCCGGCGGTGGTCAACGTGCGGACCTCGCAACTCGGGGTGCCGGGCATGGGAGGCGCCGGCGGTCCGATGCAACTGGCCCTGGGGGCCGGTTCGGGCGTCGTGATCGACAGCCGCAACGGCTTCATCGTGACCAACCATCACGTGATTCAGGACGCCGACCGGATCACCGTTCGGCTGGGACGGAGAGAGCTTCCTGCCCGATTGGTCGGCTCGGATGTGAAGACCGACCTGGCCGTGCTTCAGGTCGAGGGCCGCCTGAGTGCGGAAGCCTCGTGGGGGGATTCCGATAAGCTGGACATTGGCGACTGGGTGTTGGCAATCGGCAGTCCGTTCGAGCTGGACCGATCGGTGACAGCCGGCATTGTCTCGGCCACTGGCCGGGGGGGCCTGCAGTTGCCGGGCGACCTGTACCAGGACTTCATCCAGACCGACGCGGCGATCAATCCGGGGAATTCCGGAGGGCCGTTGATCAATCTGAAAGGGGAGGTCATCGGGATCAACACGGCGATCCTGTCGGAAACCGGGGGCTATCAGGGAATCGGCCTGGCGATCAGCTCGGCCCTGGCGCGGCGGATCGTTGATCAACTGATCAAGGACGGTCGAGTCATCCGGGGCTACCTGGGGGTGACGATCCAGGATGTTCAGGCGAACGACGTCGCCGAGCTTGGGCTTGAGGAGCCTCGTGGGGTTCGGGTGGTCGGAGTCGTCCCCGGAGGACCCGCGGCCAAGGCAGGGCTGCGTCCCGACGACGTGGTGCTAGAACTCGACGGGGTAGCGGTCGACGACTCGAACGCCTTGCGAATCCGGACCACAACCATTCCGGTCGAACAGGCTGTGCCGGTCACGGTCGTTCGCAACGGCACTCGAGAGGAAATCTCGGTCACCATTCAGGCCATGCCGGTCTTGATGGACCTCGGTCTCATCGTGGTGGAAGGCCCTCCTGAAAACCTGACCGTCGAGCTGGCCGAGCAGTTGCCGGATGACGGTCTGTACATTGCCGGCGTCAGTCCGGGAAGCCTGGCTGCCCGATCGGGGATCGACCCGAGGATCCTGTCACTCTTGCGCATTACCGGGGTCGGAAACGTTCCGGTGACGACGCTGGAGCAACTGCACGACGTGTCCGCGGCCCAGTACGACGAGGACGAAGGCCTTCGCCTGCAAGCCGTCGCGATTGACGGGACCTGGCTCTGGTGGACCATTGGCGGTCCGAATCCAGGGCTCCAACCGCGCTGA
- the dnaG gene encoding DNA primase: MPRHSEATLAAIKGAIDVVSLIGEYLPLHRAGSKFKALCPFHDDHHPSLEINPERQTYKCWSCGAGGDIFDFVKDYERVEFPEALRMLADRAGVALDNPSTGTASSGPSKSDLLAACDWAERAFRTALVGSDEARGYLERRGILAASIDRFGIGFAPDRRDWLLARGRREGYDESLLERAGLAARSERDGSLRDRFRGRVIFPIRDIRGRAIGFGGRILPDVEKRMAESGLGVAKYLNTPETPLFQKRRNLYAVDLAREAARKQGWVAVVEGYTDVVAAHQVGLANVVGTLGTALGDDHVRALRRLADRAVLVFDGDEAGQKAADRSLELFLNHEIDVRVLTLPEGLDPCDFLLGEGADAMLALVERASDPLDHVVDRAASAFNLEDLDGARRAADTVLDLLARMPSHRGRAGLDLKAAKALDRLAQRLRLPVETLRRDLKKRRRPDRPAHHHVSYGQDKDTPVTAGRVPETSEAVAPPPVIRLGDLDPLGRELIEVLLNEPSVVSWVITRVEVTSLRDAPLRTILQVCYDLYGEGREASVSEVSSRLDDPSVRSLVASLVSPIDPRPLSERYVNGRYLPRPWRERLARLLPRLAERACRDRLRDLEGALAEINLADEPESYRELWREKMRLNQELLRLASTKKSSDAS; this comes from the coding sequence GTGCCCCGACACTCCGAAGCGACACTTGCCGCGATCAAGGGCGCGATCGACGTCGTGAGCCTGATTGGCGAGTACCTTCCTCTGCATCGGGCCGGTTCAAAGTTCAAGGCCTTGTGCCCCTTCCATGACGATCACCACCCGTCGCTCGAAATCAATCCGGAACGTCAGACCTACAAGTGCTGGAGCTGTGGAGCCGGCGGCGACATCTTCGATTTCGTGAAGGACTACGAGCGGGTCGAGTTCCCTGAGGCGTTGCGTATGCTGGCCGATCGGGCCGGAGTGGCCCTGGACAATCCGAGTACCGGCACTGCGTCGAGCGGCCCGAGCAAAAGTGATCTGCTCGCGGCTTGCGACTGGGCCGAGCGGGCCTTCCGCACGGCCCTGGTCGGTTCGGACGAGGCCCGCGGCTACCTGGAGCGTCGGGGAATTCTGGCTGCGTCGATTGATCGCTTCGGCATCGGCTTCGCGCCCGATCGGCGCGATTGGCTGCTGGCCCGGGGGCGTCGGGAAGGCTACGACGAGTCCTTGCTCGAACGCGCCGGATTGGCGGCGAGGAGCGAGCGGGATGGCAGCCTCCGCGATCGCTTCCGGGGGCGGGTGATCTTCCCGATCCGCGATATTCGAGGGCGAGCAATCGGCTTCGGGGGTCGGATTCTGCCGGATGTCGAGAAACGGATGGCCGAATCGGGCCTGGGTGTCGCCAAATATTTGAATACGCCCGAAACACCGCTGTTTCAGAAGCGCCGGAACCTCTACGCCGTCGATCTGGCCCGCGAGGCCGCCCGGAAGCAAGGGTGGGTGGCGGTGGTCGAGGGCTACACGGACGTGGTGGCTGCCCATCAGGTGGGCCTGGCCAACGTCGTCGGTACGCTCGGCACGGCACTGGGTGACGACCACGTGAGGGCCTTGCGGCGGCTCGCCGATCGGGCCGTCCTGGTCTTCGATGGCGACGAGGCGGGCCAGAAGGCCGCTGATCGCTCGCTGGAACTTTTCCTGAATCACGAGATCGACGTCCGGGTCCTGACGCTTCCCGAAGGACTCGACCCCTGCGATTTCCTGCTCGGCGAGGGAGCAGACGCCATGCTCGCCCTGGTCGAGCGGGCCTCGGACCCGCTGGATCACGTGGTGGATCGGGCCGCCTCGGCCTTCAACCTCGAAGATCTGGACGGGGCGCGTCGTGCGGCCGACACGGTGCTTGACCTGCTGGCTCGGATGCCCTCGCACCGAGGCCGGGCGGGGCTGGACCTGAAGGCGGCCAAGGCGCTCGATCGGCTGGCCCAACGGCTTCGCTTGCCGGTCGAGACGTTGCGACGTGACCTGAAGAAGCGCCGACGGCCCGACCGACCGGCGCATCATCATGTAAGCTATGGACAAGACAAGGACACGCCGGTTACCGCCGGGCGTGTGCCCGAAACGAGCGAGGCGGTGGCCCCGCCACCGGTCATTCGGCTCGGGGATCTTGATCCCCTGGGTCGGGAACTGATCGAAGTTCTTTTGAACGAGCCTTCCGTGGTGTCTTGGGTCATTACCCGGGTTGAAGTGACTTCCCTGCGAGACGCACCCCTCCGGACGATCCTTCAGGTCTGTTACGACCTGTACGGCGAAGGCCGGGAGGCGAGCGTTTCGGAGGTCTCGTCGCGACTCGACGATCCAAGCGTGCGGAGTCTGGTGGCCTCGCTGGTGTCTCCGATCGACCCTCGGCCGCTCTCGGAGCGGTACGTCAACGGTCGTTATCTCCCCCGGCCCTGGCGCGAACGCCTGGCCCGTCTCTTGCCGCGGCTGGCCGAGCGTGCCTGTCGCGACCGCCTCCGTGACCTCGAAGGTGCCCTGGCCGAGATCAACCTGGCCGACGAGCCCGAGTCGTACCGCGAACTCTGGCGGGAAAAGATGCGCCTGAACCAAGAGCTCTTGCGGCTGGCCTCCACCAAGAAATCGTCCGACGCGTCTTGA